In Lemur catta isolate mLemCat1 chromosome 1, mLemCat1.pri, whole genome shotgun sequence, one DNA window encodes the following:
- the LOC123646836 gene encoding fetuin-B-like, whose product MGLLLPLALCTLALCCGAVSLPQQALGPSPLLSRGCNDSDVLAVAGFALQDINRDRKDGYVMSLNRVNNAWEHRQDGLGSLFYLTLDVLETDCHVLSKKAWKDCGLRYLHESTTQWDNLYSM is encoded by the exons ATGGGCCTGCTCCTACCCCTGGCGCTCTGCACCCTGGCCCTGTGCTGTGGGGCTGTGTCTCTgccccagcaggccctgggccCCTCGCCTCTGCTCTCCCGGGGCTGCAATGACTCAGATGTGCTGGCAGTCGCGGGCTTTGCCCTGCAGGACAtcaacagagacagaaaggacgGCTATGTGATGAGCCTCAATCGCGTGAACAATGCCTGGGAACACAGACAG GATGGCCTGGGATCTCTGTTCTATCTCACACTGGATGTGTTAGAGACTGACTGCCATGTGCTCAGCAAGAAGGCGTGGAAGGACTGTGGGTTGAGGTACTTGCATGAATCG ACCACCCAGTGGGACAACTTGTACTCCATGTGA
- the LOC123646916 gene encoding LOW QUALITY PROTEIN: NXPE family member 3-like (The sequence of the model RefSeq protein was modified relative to this genomic sequence to represent the inferred CDS: inserted 1 base in 1 codon), which translates to MAFLLSACSVDGGGAGHQCYSGRDLYTGEPWFCFKPKKLPCSSRINHFKGGYLKGLLTASESAFFQSGVNIKMPRNSNGPDWVTVIPRRIKETNNLELSQGSGTFPSGXDQWRPRKFTMRQFNDPDNITECLQRKVVHLFGDSTVRQWFEYLTTFVPDLVEFNLGSPKNVGPFLAVDQKHNILLKYRCHGPPIRFTTVFSSELHYVANELNGIVGGKNTVVAIAVWSHFSIFPLEVYIRWLRNIRRAVVQLLDRSPKTVVVIWTASAQELGPEVSLFNSNWYNFQLDTILWRMFSGVGVYLVDAWEMTLAHYLPHKLHPDEVIVKNQLDMFLSFVCPLET; encoded by the exons ATGGCTTTTCTGCTGTCTGCTTGCAgtgttgatggtggtggtgctggtCATCAATGTTACTCAGGTAGAGATCTCTACACTGGAGAGCCCTGGTTCTGCTTCAAACCAAAGAAGCTCCCTTGCAGCAGCAGAATTAACCATTTCAAAGGTGGATACCTGAAGGGTCTTCTGACTGCTTCAGAGAGTGCTTTCTTCCAGAGTGGTGTCAATATCAAAATGCCAAGAAACTCCAATGGGCCTGATTGGGTAACTGTGATTCCCAGGAGGATAAAAGAAACTAACAACCTAGAACTATCTCAAGGCTCAGGAACTTTTCCTTCTG AAGACCAGTGGAGGCCCAGAAAGTTTACGATGCGTCAGTTTAATGACCCTGACAACATTACAGAGTGCTTACAAAGAAAAGTGGTGCATTTATTTGGTGATTCAACAGTTAGACAATGGTTCGAATACCTTACTACATTTGTTCCAGATTTAGTGGAGTTTAACTTGGGTAGTCCCAAGAATGTGGGTCCCTTCCTTGCAGTGGACCAGAAGCACAACATCCTGCTCAAATACCGCTGCCATGGTCCACCCATCCGCTTTACGACCGTCTTTAGCAGTGAGCTTCATTATGTGGCAAATGAGCTGAATGGTATTGTGGGAGGGAAGAACACTGTGGTTGCCATAGCTGTATGGTCTCACTTCAGCATCTTCCCCCTGGAAGTGTACATCCGGTGGCTCAGGAATATCCGTCGAGCAGTGGTCCAGCTCCTGGATAGAAGTCCTAAGACTGTGGTGGTCATCTGGACAGCCAGTGCCCAAGAGCTGGGGCCTGAGGTGAGCCTTTTCAACAGCAACTGGTACAACTTTCAGCTGGACACCATTCTTTGGAGGATGTTTTCAGGGGTTGGAGTATATCTCGTCGATGCCTGGGAGATGACCCTGGCCCATTATCTACCCCACAAGCTGCATCCAGATGAAGTTATTGTGAAGAACCAGCTGGACATGTTCTTGTCCTTTGTGTGCCCCTTGGAGACCTAG